The Pelmatolapia mariae isolate MD_Pm_ZW linkage group LG10_11, Pm_UMD_F_2, whole genome shotgun sequence genome includes a region encoding these proteins:
- the LOC134635881 gene encoding A disintegrin and metalloproteinase with thrombospondin motifs 2-like isoform X2 codes for MIRTGEEEFFIEPLDRWRLGGAGGGEEEEVEEEGRQHIIYRSSAVKKNSAVNQTADDFVQGPLFGSLNLNVASSGSARRRRYIEEAELFHIEVFLAVDYSVLLFHGRDHIQKYLLTLMNIVNEIYRDHSLGANINVVLVRIALLSPTKSQELISVGNPQKSLENVCGWSYLQHREQSLAEQHDHTIYLTRQEFGPTGMQGYAPVTGICQLHRSCVLVLEDGFSSAFVAAHETGHLLGMQHDGEANDCGDDVPLGSIMSPQVQATFHRYHWSRCSWRELHKYLHTYDCLRDDPFNHNWPAQPQLPGFQYSMDQQCRFDFGPGYSLCTVYTNTDPCKQLWCSDYNNPFFCKTKKGPPLDGTKCGPGKHCFRGYCMKLTPNLLRQDGGWGSWSPYGSCSRTCGGGVRFRTRHCDNPIPANGGRTCFGNTYEFQLCSQENCPPLTDFREDQCKVWNPVFEHEGRKHHWLPYQHPDPDERCRLYCQSKETAAAVSMKRMVHDGTPCSYDDAYSVCVRGECEHVGCDGQIASDKQEDRCGVCGGDNSSCKIVKGNFTRSTKKQGYLKILEIPKGARHLLIQEFKGTPHILAMKNQDTGHLFLNDEHELPESRVVIEKGVAWEYRNTEEEEEESIQTTGPLKYGVVLMVRSHGDSKVTVSYKYIIQDRLRSSLESNLVQEDAIFYEWALKKWSHCSKPCGGGKQYTRFGCRRKADGKMIQRMFCSNISKPRAISRSCNPEACSPARWVTGDWEDCSSSCGQTGWQRRWVSCLQNSTRGQQRRSVHSRLCGDDRPETKQPCNRFPCPAVWRAGPWTPCSVSCGNGTQERQVACSNPEGSAGNCSEPRPITTRTCLAPPCGGDQKNAIIQWLSRSNPSFPAPKISSRQPCRGDRSAFCRMEVLSRYCSIAGYRQMCCKSCSEDNFSNATKSRISSNFSGTITPTENSSSWRLTTEIMTSALASTWSDSSRAISDVFGDIITTTPTPSFTVTPPPTRQSPSDFVYVDYDEYSEYSSYEDSSGLNELPGTPTSTTTADSNTITTQTAPTRVFKKNSPTMPPAAVTMETVDTEGQTPALVWTSAIPEFSTTSSPDPGDNTTSSGGRSLQSQVNRTEAEPAPPSSSFFSLSKKENNSVDEVQYRIVGLDSDVSRGQQNYFVPRMPQVHERTHNKRIQQLLNEKRRQDLLRQQSRIRASRTDRKH; via the exons ATGATCCGCACCGGCGAGGAGGAGTTTTTCATCGAGCCGCTGGATCGATGGAGGCtgggaggagcaggaggaggagaggaagaggaggtggaggaggaggggcgGCAGCACATCATTTATCGCTCCTCGGCCGTGAAGAAGAACTCAGCTGTCAATCAAACAGCTGATGACTTCGTCCAAG GTCCTCTCTTTGGTTCCCTGAACCTGAACGTGGCCTCCTCAGGATCCGCTCGAAGGAGACGCTACATCGAGGAGGCCGAGCTGTTTCACATCGAG GTCTTCTTGGCGGTGGATTATTCTGTTCTTCTTTTCCACGGCCGAGACCACATTCAGAAATATCTCCTGACACTGATGAACATA GTTAATGAAATCTATCGAGACCACTCACTGGGTGCCAACATCAACGTTGTCCTGGTCAGAATCGCCCTGCTTTCACCAACCAAG TCCCAGGAGCTGATCTCTGTGGGGAATCCTCAGAAGAGTTTGGAGAACGTTTGTGGATGGTCGTATCTCCAGCACAGAGAGCAGAGTCTCGCTGAGCAGCACGACCACACCATCTACCTGACCAGGCAGGAGTTCGGCCCCACCGGCATGCAGG GTTACGCTCCAGTTACGGGCATATGCCAGCTGCATCGAAGCTGTGTTCTCGTCTTGGAGGACGGATTTTCTTCGGCCTTTGTAGCTGCACACGAAACAGGACATCT ATTGGGTATGCAGCACGACGGCGAGGCGAATGACTGCGGTGACGACGTGCCTTTGGGCAGCATCATGTCTCCGCAGGTTCAGGCCACCTTCCACCGTTACCACTGGTCGAGGTGCAGCTGGAGGGAGCTGCACAAGTACCTGCA cacGTACGACTGTCTCCGTGACGACCCGTTCAACCACAACTGGCCGGCTCAGCCTCAGCTGCCGGGCTTCCAGTACTCCATGGACCAACAGTGCCGCTTCGACTTTGGGCCAGGATACAGTCTCTGTACCGTC TACACGAACACTGACCCCTGCAAACAGCTGTGGTGCAGCGACTACAACAACCCGTTCTTCTGTAAGACCAAGAAAGGCCCGCCCCTCGACGGGACCAAGTGTGGACCGGGGAAG CACTGTTTCAGAGGTTACTGCATGAAGCTGACCCCTAACCTTCTGAGACAAGATGGCGGCTGGGGGTCGTGGAGTCCATATGGCAGCTGCTCCCGGACATGTGGGGGCGGGGTCAGGTTTCGGACCCGACATTGTGACAACCCAAT TCCAGCCAACGGGGGGCGCACCTGCTTCGGAAACACCTACGAGTTCCAGCTGTGCAGCCAAGAGAACTGCCCCCCGCTGACAGACTTCAG GGAGGATCAGTGCAAAGTCTGGAACCCTGTTTTTGAACACGAGGGACGGAAACACCACTGGCTGCCGTACCAACACCCTGACC CTGACGAGCGCTGCCGTCTGTATTGTCAGTCGAAGGAGACGGCGGCCGCGGTGTCAATGAAAAGAATGGTGCATGATGGGACGCCGTGTTCCTATGACGACGCCTACAGTGTCTGCGTCCGAGGAGAGTGTGAG CATGTTGGCTGTGATGGTCAGATTGCTTCAGACAAGCAGGAGGACCGATGTGGAGTGTGTGGAGGAGATAACTCCAGCTGTAAGATCGTCAAAGGAAACTTCACCCGCAGCACCAAGAAACAAG GTTACCTGAAGATCCTGGAGATCCCCAAAGGAGCTCGACACCTGCTGATCCAGGAGTTCAAGGGGACTCCTCACATCCTGG CCATGAAGAACCAGGACACAGGTCATCTCTTCCTCAATGACGAACACGAGCTCCCAGAATCCAGAGTGGTGATTGAAAAGGGCGTGGCCTGGGAGTACAGGAacactgaagaggaggaggaggagtctaTCCAAACCACCGGGCCGCTGAAGTATGGAGTCGTGCTCATG GTCCGTTCTCACGGCGACTCAAAGGTGACGGTGTCCTATAAGTACATCATCCAGGATCGCCTGCGGTCCTCGCTGGAGTCCAACTTGGTGCAGGAGGACGCCATCTTCTACGAGTGGGCCCTGAAGAAGTGGTCGCACTGCTCCAAACCCTGTGGAGGAG GAAAACAGTACACCAGGTTTGGGTGCAGGAGGAAGGCTGATGGGAAAATGATTCAGAGGATGTTCTGCTCCAACATCAGCAAACCAAGAGCCATCAGCCGCAGCTGTAACCCCGAGGCCTGCAGCCCGGCACG CTGGGTGACCGGAGACTGGGAGGACTGCAGCTCCTCCTGTGGTCAGACTGGGTGGCAGCGTCGCTGGGTGAGCTGCCTGCAGAACTCCACCAGGGGGCAGCAGCGGCGCTCAGTGCACAGCAGGCTCTGCGGCGATGACCGACCAGAGACTAAACAACCCTGTAACCGCTTCCCCTGCCCCGCTGTGTGGAGAGCCGGACCCTGGACTCCG TGTTCGGTCTCATGTGGGAACGGGACTCAGGAGCGTCAGGTCGCGTGCTCCAATCCCGAGGGTTCAGCTGGAAACTGCAGCGAGCCTCGGCCAATCACGACACGCACCTGCCTGGCTCCGCCCTGCGGTG GTGACCAGAAGAATGCCATCATTCAGTGGCTGTCCAGGTCCAACCCCAGCTTCCCGGCTCCAAAGATCTCTTCAA GGCAGCCGTGCCGCGGCGACCGCTCGGCGTTCTGTCGAATGGAGGTGTTGAGTCGGTACTGCTCTATCGCCGGATACCGCCAGATGTGCTGCAAGTCCTGTAGTGAGGATAACTTCAGCAATGCCACAAAATCCAGAATCTCCAGCAACTTCAGTGGCACCATCACACCGACGGAGAACAGCAG ttCTTGGAGGTTGACCACAGAGATCATGACATCAGCGCTCGCCTCCACCTGGTCCGACAGCAGCCGTGCCATCAGTGATGTCTTTGGtgacatcatcaccaccaccccGACGCCCAGCTTCACTGTAACTCCACCCCCAACCAGACAGAGCCCCAGTGACTTTGTCTACGTGGATTATGATGAGTACAGCGAGTACTCTTCCTACGAGGATTCCTCCGGTCTGAATGAGCTTCCGGGTACTCCAACCTCTACCACTACTGCTGACAGTAATACTATCACTACACAAACTGCTCCAACACGTGTGTTCAAGAAGAATTCTCCCACAATGCCCCCTGCTGCAGTTACCATGGAGACTGTTGACACTGAAGGCCAAACGCCGGCGCTGGTTTGGACTTCTGCCATCCCAGAGTTCTCCACCACATCATCGCCCGATCCTGGTGACAACACCACATCCTCAGGAGGGCGGAGCCTCCAAAGTCAAGTCAACCGGACCGAAGCTGAGCCGGCGCCACCTTCATCGTCCTTCTTCTCGCTATCAAAGAAAGAGAACAACTCGGTGGACGAGGTCCAGTACCGGATCGTCGGACTTGACAGCGACGTTAGCCGAGGACAGCAGAACTACTTTGTGCCGCGGATGCCTCAGGTCCACGAGCGAACGCATAACAAACGCATCCAGCAGCTCCTGAACGAGAAACGACGGCAGGACCTTCTGCGGCAGCAAAGCCGCATCAGAGCGAGCCGGACTGACAGGAAGCACTGA
- the LOC134635881 gene encoding A disintegrin and metalloproteinase with thrombospondin motifs 2-like isoform X1 produces the protein MEERRCGLLIITFLLRVHCLHSGYITQSTDFLHQVLSEFAIIRPIRTDSEGRFLSGSISVCQLHRRKRHAPSAEDTPFLQQAPPSHGWRGQSHMTEEVELFYNVTAFGQELHLHLHPNTRLVAPTATMEWEESGQRHSQPIEDTGCFYTGTVSNMEGTSVAISNCDGLAGMIRTGEEEFFIEPLDRWRLGGAGGGEEEEVEEEGRQHIIYRSSAVKKNSAVNQTADDFVQGPLFGSLNLNVASSGSARRRRYIEEAELFHIEVFLAVDYSVLLFHGRDHIQKYLLTLMNIVNEIYRDHSLGANINVVLVRIALLSPTKSQELISVGNPQKSLENVCGWSYLQHREQSLAEQHDHTIYLTRQEFGPTGMQGYAPVTGICQLHRSCVLVLEDGFSSAFVAAHETGHLLGMQHDGEANDCGDDVPLGSIMSPQVQATFHRYHWSRCSWRELHKYLHTYDCLRDDPFNHNWPAQPQLPGFQYSMDQQCRFDFGPGYSLCTVYTNTDPCKQLWCSDYNNPFFCKTKKGPPLDGTKCGPGKHCFRGYCMKLTPNLLRQDGGWGSWSPYGSCSRTCGGGVRFRTRHCDNPIPANGGRTCFGNTYEFQLCSQENCPPLTDFREDQCKVWNPVFEHEGRKHHWLPYQHPDPDERCRLYCQSKETAAAVSMKRMVHDGTPCSYDDAYSVCVRGECEHVGCDGQIASDKQEDRCGVCGGDNSSCKIVKGNFTRSTKKQGYLKILEIPKGARHLLIQEFKGTPHILAMKNQDTGHLFLNDEHELPESRVVIEKGVAWEYRNTEEEEEESIQTTGPLKYGVVLMVRSHGDSKVTVSYKYIIQDRLRSSLESNLVQEDAIFYEWALKKWSHCSKPCGGGKQYTRFGCRRKADGKMIQRMFCSNISKPRAISRSCNPEACSPARWVTGDWEDCSSSCGQTGWQRRWVSCLQNSTRGQQRRSVHSRLCGDDRPETKQPCNRFPCPAVWRAGPWTPCSVSCGNGTQERQVACSNPEGSAGNCSEPRPITTRTCLAPPCGGDQKNAIIQWLSRSNPSFPAPKISSRQPCRGDRSAFCRMEVLSRYCSIAGYRQMCCKSCSEDNFSNATKSRISSNFSGTITPTENSSSWRLTTEIMTSALASTWSDSSRAISDVFGDIITTTPTPSFTVTPPPTRQSPSDFVYVDYDEYSEYSSYEDSSGLNELPGTPTSTTTADSNTITTQTAPTRVFKKNSPTMPPAAVTMETVDTEGQTPALVWTSAIPEFSTTSSPDPGDNTTSSGGRSLQSQVNRTEAEPAPPSSSFFSLSKKENNSVDEVQYRIVGLDSDVSRGQQNYFVPRMPQVHERTHNKRIQQLLNEKRRQDLLRQQSRIRASRTDRKH, from the exons ATGGAGGAGCGTCGCTGTGGATTATTGATCATCACCTTTCTGCTGCGCGTCCACTGTTTGCACTCAGGTTACATCACACAGAGCACAG attTTCTCCATCAGGTTCTGTCGGAGTTTGCCATCATTCGTCCAATCAGGACAGACTCAGAGGGGCGCTTCCTGTCAGGTTCCATCTCAGTTTGCCAGCTACATCGCAGGAAAAGACACGCCCCCTCAGCAGAGGACACACCCTTTTTACAACAGGCTCCGCCCAGTCACGGTTGGCGGGGACAGAGTCACATGACAGAGGAGGTGGAGCTTTTCTATAATGTGACCGCCTTCGGGCAGGAACTGCACCTACACCTGCATCCCAACACTCGCCTCGTCGCCCCCACCGCCACCATGGAGTGGGAGGAGTCAGGACAGCGCCACTCTCAGCCAATAGAAGACACCGGCTGCTTCTACACGGGAACTGTGTCCAACATGGAGGGTACGTCAGTCGCCATCAGCAACTGTGATGGACTG GCAGGGATGATCCGCACCGGCGAGGAGGAGTTTTTCATCGAGCCGCTGGATCGATGGAGGCtgggaggagcaggaggaggagaggaagaggaggtggaggaggaggggcgGCAGCACATCATTTATCGCTCCTCGGCCGTGAAGAAGAACTCAGCTGTCAATCAAACAGCTGATGACTTCGTCCAAG GTCCTCTCTTTGGTTCCCTGAACCTGAACGTGGCCTCCTCAGGATCCGCTCGAAGGAGACGCTACATCGAGGAGGCCGAGCTGTTTCACATCGAG GTCTTCTTGGCGGTGGATTATTCTGTTCTTCTTTTCCACGGCCGAGACCACATTCAGAAATATCTCCTGACACTGATGAACATA GTTAATGAAATCTATCGAGACCACTCACTGGGTGCCAACATCAACGTTGTCCTGGTCAGAATCGCCCTGCTTTCACCAACCAAG TCCCAGGAGCTGATCTCTGTGGGGAATCCTCAGAAGAGTTTGGAGAACGTTTGTGGATGGTCGTATCTCCAGCACAGAGAGCAGAGTCTCGCTGAGCAGCACGACCACACCATCTACCTGACCAGGCAGGAGTTCGGCCCCACCGGCATGCAGG GTTACGCTCCAGTTACGGGCATATGCCAGCTGCATCGAAGCTGTGTTCTCGTCTTGGAGGACGGATTTTCTTCGGCCTTTGTAGCTGCACACGAAACAGGACATCT ATTGGGTATGCAGCACGACGGCGAGGCGAATGACTGCGGTGACGACGTGCCTTTGGGCAGCATCATGTCTCCGCAGGTTCAGGCCACCTTCCACCGTTACCACTGGTCGAGGTGCAGCTGGAGGGAGCTGCACAAGTACCTGCA cacGTACGACTGTCTCCGTGACGACCCGTTCAACCACAACTGGCCGGCTCAGCCTCAGCTGCCGGGCTTCCAGTACTCCATGGACCAACAGTGCCGCTTCGACTTTGGGCCAGGATACAGTCTCTGTACCGTC TACACGAACACTGACCCCTGCAAACAGCTGTGGTGCAGCGACTACAACAACCCGTTCTTCTGTAAGACCAAGAAAGGCCCGCCCCTCGACGGGACCAAGTGTGGACCGGGGAAG CACTGTTTCAGAGGTTACTGCATGAAGCTGACCCCTAACCTTCTGAGACAAGATGGCGGCTGGGGGTCGTGGAGTCCATATGGCAGCTGCTCCCGGACATGTGGGGGCGGGGTCAGGTTTCGGACCCGACATTGTGACAACCCAAT TCCAGCCAACGGGGGGCGCACCTGCTTCGGAAACACCTACGAGTTCCAGCTGTGCAGCCAAGAGAACTGCCCCCCGCTGACAGACTTCAG GGAGGATCAGTGCAAAGTCTGGAACCCTGTTTTTGAACACGAGGGACGGAAACACCACTGGCTGCCGTACCAACACCCTGACC CTGACGAGCGCTGCCGTCTGTATTGTCAGTCGAAGGAGACGGCGGCCGCGGTGTCAATGAAAAGAATGGTGCATGATGGGACGCCGTGTTCCTATGACGACGCCTACAGTGTCTGCGTCCGAGGAGAGTGTGAG CATGTTGGCTGTGATGGTCAGATTGCTTCAGACAAGCAGGAGGACCGATGTGGAGTGTGTGGAGGAGATAACTCCAGCTGTAAGATCGTCAAAGGAAACTTCACCCGCAGCACCAAGAAACAAG GTTACCTGAAGATCCTGGAGATCCCCAAAGGAGCTCGACACCTGCTGATCCAGGAGTTCAAGGGGACTCCTCACATCCTGG CCATGAAGAACCAGGACACAGGTCATCTCTTCCTCAATGACGAACACGAGCTCCCAGAATCCAGAGTGGTGATTGAAAAGGGCGTGGCCTGGGAGTACAGGAacactgaagaggaggaggaggagtctaTCCAAACCACCGGGCCGCTGAAGTATGGAGTCGTGCTCATG GTCCGTTCTCACGGCGACTCAAAGGTGACGGTGTCCTATAAGTACATCATCCAGGATCGCCTGCGGTCCTCGCTGGAGTCCAACTTGGTGCAGGAGGACGCCATCTTCTACGAGTGGGCCCTGAAGAAGTGGTCGCACTGCTCCAAACCCTGTGGAGGAG GAAAACAGTACACCAGGTTTGGGTGCAGGAGGAAGGCTGATGGGAAAATGATTCAGAGGATGTTCTGCTCCAACATCAGCAAACCAAGAGCCATCAGCCGCAGCTGTAACCCCGAGGCCTGCAGCCCGGCACG CTGGGTGACCGGAGACTGGGAGGACTGCAGCTCCTCCTGTGGTCAGACTGGGTGGCAGCGTCGCTGGGTGAGCTGCCTGCAGAACTCCACCAGGGGGCAGCAGCGGCGCTCAGTGCACAGCAGGCTCTGCGGCGATGACCGACCAGAGACTAAACAACCCTGTAACCGCTTCCCCTGCCCCGCTGTGTGGAGAGCCGGACCCTGGACTCCG TGTTCGGTCTCATGTGGGAACGGGACTCAGGAGCGTCAGGTCGCGTGCTCCAATCCCGAGGGTTCAGCTGGAAACTGCAGCGAGCCTCGGCCAATCACGACACGCACCTGCCTGGCTCCGCCCTGCGGTG GTGACCAGAAGAATGCCATCATTCAGTGGCTGTCCAGGTCCAACCCCAGCTTCCCGGCTCCAAAGATCTCTTCAA GGCAGCCGTGCCGCGGCGACCGCTCGGCGTTCTGTCGAATGGAGGTGTTGAGTCGGTACTGCTCTATCGCCGGATACCGCCAGATGTGCTGCAAGTCCTGTAGTGAGGATAACTTCAGCAATGCCACAAAATCCAGAATCTCCAGCAACTTCAGTGGCACCATCACACCGACGGAGAACAGCAG ttCTTGGAGGTTGACCACAGAGATCATGACATCAGCGCTCGCCTCCACCTGGTCCGACAGCAGCCGTGCCATCAGTGATGTCTTTGGtgacatcatcaccaccaccccGACGCCCAGCTTCACTGTAACTCCACCCCCAACCAGACAGAGCCCCAGTGACTTTGTCTACGTGGATTATGATGAGTACAGCGAGTACTCTTCCTACGAGGATTCCTCCGGTCTGAATGAGCTTCCGGGTACTCCAACCTCTACCACTACTGCTGACAGTAATACTATCACTACACAAACTGCTCCAACACGTGTGTTCAAGAAGAATTCTCCCACAATGCCCCCTGCTGCAGTTACCATGGAGACTGTTGACACTGAAGGCCAAACGCCGGCGCTGGTTTGGACTTCTGCCATCCCAGAGTTCTCCACCACATCATCGCCCGATCCTGGTGACAACACCACATCCTCAGGAGGGCGGAGCCTCCAAAGTCAAGTCAACCGGACCGAAGCTGAGCCGGCGCCACCTTCATCGTCCTTCTTCTCGCTATCAAAGAAAGAGAACAACTCGGTGGACGAGGTCCAGTACCGGATCGTCGGACTTGACAGCGACGTTAGCCGAGGACAGCAGAACTACTTTGTGCCGCGGATGCCTCAGGTCCACGAGCGAACGCATAACAAACGCATCCAGCAGCTCCTGAACGAGAAACGACGGCAGGACCTTCTGCGGCAGCAAAGCCGCATCAGAGCGAGCCGGACTGACAGGAAGCACTGA